GCCAGCGATGCGCGACTGAAGACGCAGATCGAATCGAAACCCGGGTTTATGTGGTACTTCTTCGGCGGCAAGATCGATCGGCAAAAGCTTGACTCCGACAGCGAGAAGATCACGTCGTACTATCGCCGGCTAGGCTACTTTCGCGCTCGTGTCGGCCGCGAGCTCGAACTCGACGAGTCGGGGAGTTGGGTGACACTGCGATTTGTGATCGATGAAGGCCCGCGCTACACGGTGCGGAGCGTGAAGATCGAAGGAACGCAGAAATTCCCCGAGCAACCGCTGCTAGGCTTTATGGAAATCAAGCAGGGCGAGTATTTTCATCAAGACAAGATGAACCGCGACGTGAACACGATCGTGGATCTCTACGGCAGCAAAGGCTATGTCTTTGCGGATGTGCAGGCCGACCCACGTTTTCTGGAAGAGCCCGGTCAGTTGGACCTGGTTTATCGCGTGCAAGAAGGTGAAGTGTTTTACATCGGCGACATCAACGTTCACGTGGGGGGTGAGTATCCTCACACTCGGGATACGGTGGTTCTGAACCGCGCGGGCATTCGCCCGGGCGATCTCGCCGACATGCGCGAGATTCGCAACTGGGAACGACGTTTGAAGTCGTCGCAATTGTTCGAAACAAATCCCCAGGAAGGTGAAGCACCCAAAGTCGTCCTTGGCACGCCTTCGATTGGCAATGTCAATACGATCGCCCGTGGCAGTGGTTCGCAGCCGACGATTCGTGGCCAATCGCCAGAAGCAGGTGCAGCGAACTACGGAGTTCGCCCGGCGTCCTATCAGGCAGAATCCGTGCGAAATGTGGTGCCCAATCCCAATGCGCCTCAGCTGCCGACGATGCGTGGTCAGCAAGGCCCTTATTCGCCGCAACTACCCGCACACTTGGATCACCAGCAGCAGTACTCGGCACCGCCAGCCAGCGTACCGCAAAACTTGTCGAATCCAGCACCGAATTGGCGCTGACGTGAATTGAAGAATCCCGTAGAGTTCGCGCCGATTCGCCAGAACGACATCTGAGGAAAGCCCCGCTGATGACCCTTTCGCCACAACGCCGAATGCTTTGGACCCGCCCGGTTCGAGCGCTTGCGCTGGTTTGCGGTTGGGTCGCCTGTCTCGCCGGACTTTCGAACTCGGCCAGCGGTCAATATCAGGACTATCCGCCCGCTCAGCCTTACGGCAACGCGAATCCTTACCTGGCTGCACCAAGTGCTCCTCAGCCTGGCTACTCTCCCCAGGCAGCTCCGCCGGGCTATGCCCCGCCCGCTTACGGTCAACCAAGCTACCCTCAGCCGAATTACGGCCAGCCGACTTATGGTCAGCCGACTGTGGCATCCGCGCCAACGGGCGGGTTCGCTTCGCCGAACCCTTACTTGCAACCGAACGGCCCGACCACCGCTTATCAACCAGGGGCGTCTGGCTTTGGTCCTCCGCCAATGGCTCCGGGGGTTGGCCCTTCGGGACAGCCGATCTTTAACCCCAGCAATACTCCCTCCAATTTGCCATCGGTCATGCCGACTGCGCCGGAGTATTTGCAGCCGCCGCCAAACACGACTCCCCTCGATGTCTTTGTCGAAGAGACTCGCACAGGTCGCTTTATGTTTGGTGTCGCCGTGAATAGCGATGCTGGTGTGACGGGCCAAATCACGATCGACGAACGCAATTTCGACTATTCCCGCACGCCCGATAGCTGGGATGACTTCGCCAACGGCACAGCCTGGCGCGGTGCAGGCCAAGGGTTCCGGCTCGAAGCGCAGCCTGGTAGCCAGGTGCAACGCTACCTGGTGAGCTTCACTGAACCGTACTTCATGAACAGCAACGTCAGCTTTAGCGCTAGTGCGTTCTACTTCGACCGTGGGTACTACGACTATTCAGAATCTCGCTACGGCGGCCGCCTGGCATGGGGCTATCGTTTGACACCCGACATGTCGATCACTGGTGCTCTGCGGGCCGAGAATATCAACATTTTCAATCCCCGCGTAAACACGGTCCCCGAGCTGAACGCAGCGCTCGGCACCAGCGACCTCTTTAGCGGCAAAGTCTCGCTGACACACGATACTCGCGACTTGCCTTTCATGCCGACCGAAGGTCACATGATTGAAATGTCGTTCGAGCAGGCTTTCGGCTCTTACGATTTCCCGAAGGGCGAAGTGAACTGGTATCAATACTTCATGCTGCACGAACGGCCTGACGGCTCCGGCCGTCATACGATTGCCGTCAGCAGCCGAGTTGGCTTTTCTGGTTCGCAGACGCCCATTTTCGAGAACTACTTTGCGGGCGGTTTCTCTACGATGCGTGGTTTTGCCTTCCGCGGTGCTTCGCCCATCGAGAACGGTGTGCGGGTGGGTGGTGAATTCCAATTCCTCAACAGCGTCGAATACTTCTTCCCGCTGACTGCCGACGACATGGTGAAGGGAACCGTGTTCGTGGACTTCGGTACTGTCGAGCGAGATATTGCCGTACGTCCAGACAACTTCCGCGTCGCGCCGGGTTTCGGCCTGCGAATCAACGTCCCGGCGCTTGGTCCTGCACCACTGGCCCTCGACTTCGCCTTCCCTGTAGCGTCGGCAACGGGCGACGAAGAGCAACTCTTCAGCTTCTTCTTTGGCTTGTCGCGCCAATAGTCAAGCCGGTGAGCAATGCGGTTCGGTTAGCACGAACCGCCACAATCGGTACAGGTCTTATTGGCGGCTTCTTCGCGCTAACTACCCCGTGCGTGACTCCGCCAAAGTCAAGTTTTTTTCTGCGAAACTGACTTAGCCGAGACGTATAGTTTCGCGGCACGACATTTCGCCCTCCTAAGCTGCCTGACGTGTAGCGAGCCCGCGATGACACCCGGTGTGACTTCGATTCTGCTGGTCGACGATGATCCCGCTATCTTGCGGCTGCTCGCTCGTTGGCTGGAGCAGGCTGGATATCGTGTAACCACTGCGCGCGATGGCTATGAAGCCAAACAGGCGATTGAGCGCGAGTGTCCGCATGTCGTCGTGACCGACTGGGAGATGCCGCATGTCGACGGCCTGGAACTTTGCCGCTGGGTCCGCGGCCAGAACCTGCCTCACTATGTCTACTTGCTGTTTCTCACGGTCCGCGCTGGGCTGAGCGATCTCGTTCGGGGACTGGAATCTGGTGCCGACGACTTCTTGAAGAAGCCGATCGATAAAGACGAACTACTGGCCCGCCTCCGTTCGGCCAAACGAGTGCTCGACCTCGAAGAGCGACTGGGCGTGCTCGCTCGCTGCGATGCGCTCACGGGATTAGCTTCGCGGCGGACCTTCTTCGAGTTCTTGAATCGCGAATGGAGTCGTTCACAGCGTTATCGGTTTCCGCTTTCGTGCGTGATGGTCGATATCGACTATTTCAAACGAATCAATGACACCCACGGCCACGCGGCCGGCGATGAAGTTATTCGTCGCGTGGCTGACTGTTTGTCCGCCGGTTGTCGCACTAGCGATATTGTCAGCCGTCATGGCGGCGAAGAGTTTTGCTTGCTGTTACCCGAAACGATTGAGCACAATGCCGCCACTTGGGCCGATCGCATGCGACAGAAGTTAGCGGCGCTCAGGATCGAATTCGGCGGCAAGACGTTACAGATTACTGCCAGCCTCGGTGTTGCCCAACGCATGAGCGATACGGCGACCAGCGAGCAACTTGTCGATATGGCAGACCAGGCCCTCATCGTTGCCAAGCGAACTGGCCGCGATCGAGTCGCGACGTTTGCCTCCCTTTCGCAAGCGACGCCACTGCCGGCGAGCAGTTCCAGTCCAGCGGTGTTGCTGCAGAATGTGGCTGCCCGGCAAGTGATGACCACGCTTGTCGCTGGACTCGATCAAAACGACACCGTCGATGTGGCGTCGCGCTACTTCCTCCGCTTTCGCATCGCCATTGCCGCTGTCATTGATGAAGAAGGCAAGCTCGTCGGGGTGCTGTCCGAAAAGGATGTGATGGCCGCGATGCTGCAGCCCGAGTGGTGGAAAATGCGCATTCAGGATGTCATGCGAGCAAACGTTGTTTGTTACGAAGAAGAAACGCCCGCTCTGACCATCTACGAGTTTCTCTGCCGCGTTACATTGCGGGCCGCCGTCATCGTGAATCAAGGCCGACCGACAGGATTGATTACCCGTGGCAGCCTGCTCCGGTACTTCACCAATGCTCTCAGCGTCGGCGGACATCTGGCGGGTGAGAGTCCGCTGCTGGAGCAACTCGAGGCCTCTTCGTCCGGCGAGCGAACTTCGGCCGAAGATGTTCGCCGGCGAATCTTGCAAACGGTGCGAGCTGTGAACGACGAAGCACTCGACCTGCGCGAGCGGTTGGATGTGGCCTCGCAAGATCTCGTACCCTGCCTGGTAGGTGGTGCCTCTCGCATTCAAGAGTTGGCGAACGATCTGCTTGCCTGCTCACGTTTTGCTGGCGAGCGCGCGGAACCGCAGGAACACGGCATGCTGCTGGGCTGAGTACAATACGGGCGACTGAAAAACTCTGTCCATTCGCCCGAGGTTTGTCATGCGCGCTATCTGGACGCAACAGAGCCTGTTTGCTTTTGTTGCCACTCTCTTGCTTGCTCTGCAGTCAGCCACTGCGGCTGAAAGCGATTATTTTGGCATTCACGTTGTGGATGCCGAAACCGGGCGCGGCGTTCCACTCGTCGAATTGAAAACGGTGAGCGGACTGCTGTACATCACCGACAGCGCCGGCTGGGTAGCGTTCAACGAGCCTGACTTGATGAACCAGAAGGTTTACTTTCATGTCAGCAGCCACGGCTACGAGTATCCGGCCGATGGTTTTGGCTTGCGGGGAAAAGCATTCGACGTCAAGGCGGGGAGCAAAGTTGAACTCCCGCTCGCACGGAAGAATCTCGCCGAGCGACTCTACCGCGTCACCGGTAGTGGTATCTATCGCGACAGCATCTTGTTGGGTGAACCCGTGCCACTCGCGCAACCGCTCGCTAACGCGCAGGTACAAGGAAGCGACAGCGTGCAGCTTGCCGAGTATGGTGGCCAGTTGCACTGGTTTTGGGGCGATACCAGTTTAGCGCGCTATCCGCTGGGTATTTTTCACATGCCCGGGGCGGTCTCTCGGCCGCCGAGCAAGGCCAAGCTTGATATCGAACAGGGAATCGACCTGACTTACTTTCAGGACGACAAAGGTGCCGCGCGAAACACGGCACAAATGTCCGGCGATGGTCCCACATGGATTTCGGGCGTGACCGTCGTGCCCGATCAGAATGGCCAGGAGCAAATGATCGCTGGTTACACCAAAATTCGTGGCGCTCTTGAGGTTTATCGTCGCGGGCTCTGTCGCTGGAACAATGAGCGGGGTGCCTTTGACGATCTGGGAACTGTCGCTGAGGATGCAGCCCTGTTTCCGATTGGTCATCCATTCGCCCATTTGGTCGATGGTAAGAAGTGGATCTACTACTGTGAACCGCTCCCCACGTTGCGAGTGCCAGCAACTGCTGAGAGTGTGCTCGACGTCACGCAGTACGAAGCGTTCACCTGCTTGCAGGCGGGTAGCCGCCTTACGAAAGGAAAGCCACGCGCAGAAGACATCGAGCGCGATGCTCAGGGCATTGTCCGCTGGGCCTGGAAGAAAGATGCACCGCAACTCGATCCCAGCGACGAAGCTCGCTGGTTGGATACCGGAGTGCTCAAAGCCGACGAAGCCCGCCTGCAACTGAAGGATGTCGAATCGGGTAAACGCGTGACACCCCATCGTGGCAACGTCGCTTGGAACGAGTACCGAAATTGCTGGACGCTTGTCTTCGGCCAGATCAATGGCACCTCGCTGCTGGGCGAAATTTGGTACGCCGAAGCGGACGACCTGCCTGGTCCCTGGCCGCCCGCGCGTAAGATCGTCACGCATGAGAAGTACGATTTTTACAACCCTTGCCAGCATCCCGTCTTTCAAAAAGAAAACGGCAAGGTCATTTATTTTGAAGGAACCTACACGCACACCTTTGCTGGCAACCCACGTCCTACGCCGCGGTACGACTACAACCAGATCATGTATCGGCTCGACCTGAGCCAACCGCGTTTGAAGCTGGAGAGCCGCTAATTCTCTGCCAACGTCGCTAGCAGCGATTCACTTTATCTATCCTGACAGGACCGCGCAGGCGGACCATAGTGGGTTTGGGTGAATTCGTGCGGACAGCCTGCCGAAGTTAGAGAGGAAGGCAGCGAGGTCCATAAGCTACGGATGGTTTTTGGCGGACTTGCTGATGATGCGTGCATGGCATCTGCCTGCCGAGTTCCTCCCAAGGAAGGTTCTCCCCGTGCCTCGGCTCTCCATAGTGATTCCGTGTCTGGGTGGCGCGACCGAGTTTGAAGATACTCTGGTCTCGGTCCTCCAGAATCGCCCCGCGCAATGCGAGGTGATAGTCGTACACGCGTTGCCTTACGATGATCCGTACGGGCTGCAAGACGAGGTCCGTTTCATTCGCGTGAGCGGCAAACCAGGGCTCGTACAACTCGCCAACACCGGCATCGAAGCTGCCAAGAGCGAGATCGTACACATTCTGGGCTGTCGCTTGACTGTGCAAGAAGGCTGGGCGGAAACCGCGCTGCAGCATTTCAAGAATTCACAGATCGCGGCCGTTTCACCACTTATTGTTGCACCCCACGATCAGCAAGTGACAGCCGCTGGTGTGAGCTATGGCGCTGGTGGACGGCGGAAAATTGTTGGCGCGGGTCTCGCTCAAGCCAACCACAAGCTGAACAAACTGAAAGTTGCCGGCCCCACTTTGGAAGCTGGCTTCTATCGTCGTGAAGCACTGCTGGCGCTCGGTGGCTGGCAAGAGTTGGTCGGCGATGTTGCCGCCGACGTTGATTTGGCTCAATCGTTGATAGCGCTCGATCTCACCACGGTCGTTGCGACTGACAGCGTGCTGCACGAACTGCGACCAGCAGCTCGCTCGGCTGGATTTGCCTACGGCCGCGCACTCGAACGACTCTTTTGGCGGCAATATGCCAGCGCGAATCCAGCCTGGGCTATCATTTGCCATATGCTGGTCGTGATGTTCGAAACGGCCACCCGGCTGCCAAATGGTGACGCGCTCACGACGCTGTTGGGCCGTGCCGTGGGCTTGATGCATGCCGGCACAACCAGCAAGTATCGCCATTCGCTCGAACAATCGCGTCAGGCACTTGAAGCTGCTGCCGAACCAAGCACCCTGTCGATGTCTGCCGCTCGGGAAGAACGAATGTACTCAGCTCCCGAAACTCAGCAACGCCGCCGCGCTGCTTAGCACTTCCTAGGATCGCAACTTCCCTGCCGAAGTTGCAGCAGCCAATTGGTCGATCATTTCGCGTGTCGCAGCTTCGACGGCTCCTTGCCAGCGGGCGGAGCCAAACTTCTCGCGGTAAGCATCGCGTTGATGTGCGAAGATGATGCCACGGCTGTTGTTCACCACGGCGCCGAGTCCGCGCTCATCGAAGGCAGCTGCGCAATCAGCTGCGGTTCCACCTTGTGCGCCATAGCCGGGAATGAGCAACCACGTGTGCGGCATCGCTGCGCGTAGTTCGGCCAATTGCTGCGGATAGGTCGCACCTGCGACGGCACCAACAATTCCGTACCCATTTTCGCCGAGCGTGGCGGCAGATAGTTGCTCCACGTACTGAGCGACGTGTCGGTAGAGGGGCAGGTCATCGGCTACTAAGTCTTGAAAACGACCACCACCTGGATTTGACGTTTTCACCAGCACAAAGATGCCCGCACCATGATCCTTCGACGTTTGCAAAAACGGCGTGATGCTGTCCTCACCCAGGTACGGACTAACGGTTAGCGCATCCGCACCCCAAGGACTTAAATCACCCGGTCCCAGATAAGCTTCGGCATAGGCCTGCGCGGTGGTGCCGATATCATTCCGTTTGCCGTCCATAATTACGAGCAACCCTTTGCTCGCGGCATAGCGGACGACTTCACCCAGAGCCACGCAACCAGCGGGCCCCAGTTGTTCGAAGAATGCCGCTTGGGGTTTCACCGCGGGAACGAGCGGCGCGACGACATCGATCACACCGCGGCAGAAGACCTCATAAGCCTTGGCAGTGGAAACAATATCCTTGGCGGTTAACATCCCCGCTGGTAAACTCTCGGCGCGAGGATCAAGTCCCACCAAAACCGGTGTTTGTTTGGCTCTTACGGCTGCAATCAGGCGATCAGCGAAATTCATCTCAGTTCCCAAGTATTTAGTACGCCACCGCACCTGCTCTCGGGCAGGTGGGCGAAAGTCATTCGGTTTTCTCGGCAATCGATACGAAGGCTGGATAGTACTTGCGCACCCGCCACTCGATCGTGTCGGGCAATAGCGCCGTATCGAAGTGTTCGTCCGTCTCGACAATCAGCGTACTGCCGACTGGCATCTTGGCAACAATCCCCGCGATCATCGCCAGCATGTCGTCCCGCCGGCTGACAAACAGTTCATAAGGGGGCGAGCAGAAGACGACCCAAGACGTGCCTTGTTCATCGGGCTGTAACTTGCGCGCGAACATGAACGCATCGCTGAAGACCGCGATCGCGCGATCTTCCAAGCCGAGCGTGCGGATGTTGTCTTCGATCAAGTTGCGCGTTGGCAAGTGCCGTTCGACGAGCGTGGCCTTTGCCGCGCCGCGACTCATTGCTTCCAGTCCGAGGGCACCCGTGCCGGCGAACAGGTCGAACACGTGCCGGCCAATCACGTCGATACCGACCAGGTTAAAAATCGCTTCGCGCGTGCGATCCTTCATCGGCCGTGTACGGAGGTCGCCGCTGTACTGCAAATTACGGCCGCGAAATGTGCCGCCAATGATCCGCACGCCCGCGATCGGTTGATCGTCCTCTTCACGCGGCGATTTTCGTCCCGCCGCTTTCTTGGTGGTCGCTTCGCTTGCTTCGTCCGGCTTACCACGCTTCTTCTTCGCCTCGTCGCGTCTCGCTGCTTTTTTCACTGCGCAACCTCTGCGGTCGGCGTCGCAGCCGATGTCGTTTTTTCGGTGGATGAACCTTCGGTGGACGGAGCAGCCTTCGATTTGGCCGGCGCTTCGGTCTGTGTTTCGATCCAGGGGTTCTGCCACTCGCCCCACGCATCGAGATATTGCCGGAAGATCGGGATCGTAGCGGCGTGCCCTTCGAGCCACTCGCGCGTCTCACTGACAATTTGATGTTCGGTCTCTAGCTTGAGTTGCCCGAGCATTACCGCGGATCGCAAAAAGATGAAGTACGTATCGAGCACGTCGCAGCGACAATAGTCGGTGATTTCCGCCAGTTTGCCCGCATCGAACAAGTCCTGCACCATGTGCCCTTGCACGTCCATTTTCCCGGGCTTGCCGAGGATCGTGGCCGCCAGATTGAGTCCCCCTTGGAACCGAGCGGCACCAAAGTTCGTCAGCACGTCATGCAGGTCGAGATGTGCCTCTGTGTTGTAGCGATTGCGGGGCTGCTCGTAACTCTTCCCCTGCATGTTGAACCAGCCCGGCACGCCAATCCCATAGCGATAGGCGGCAAGCTCCAGCAACGGGACGTCGAAGCCCCGGCCATTGAAGCTGACGAGCGTGGGGCGGCGATAAGCTTCCCAGCCACGCCAGAAGTGCTGCGTGATGATATGAGACCGATATTGCGGTTCGTCGAGCGCTAC
Above is a window of Anatilimnocola aggregata DNA encoding:
- a CDS encoding BamA/OMP85 family outer membrane protein; translation: MLEQPVPAKSVQTKRSWVGCWLSCGLLLASTPLAAQGPAMNAPGNYQQPGYAPPQPPAGYAPPALPNGALPPPANPQQINLALNPQGAPEQLPGVVAQPQQLVVDVQILGIAQTKEHTVQKYLHTRRDREFDPELVQSDVRRLVTSGLFRDVRTYTRQVPAGVIVIYEIFERPRIKYIKHIGNRGVGEKKLLKEHGLKVGDALNSYSAEEGRRKIEEYYHKQGHPKAQVTVMEGDKATDQGLVYFINEGNLERISQVVFRGNTIASDARLKTQIESKPGFMWYFFGGKIDRQKLDSDSEKITSYYRRLGYFRARVGRELELDESGSWVTLRFVIDEGPRYTVRSVKIEGTQKFPEQPLLGFMEIKQGEYFHQDKMNRDVNTIVDLYGSKGYVFADVQADPRFLEEPGQLDLVYRVQEGEVFYIGDINVHVGGEYPHTRDTVVLNRAGIRPGDLADMREIRNWERRLKSSQLFETNPQEGEAPKVVLGTPSIGNVNTIARGSGSQPTIRGQSPEAGAANYGVRPASYQAESVRNVVPNPNAPQLPTMRGQQGPYSPQLPAHLDHQQQYSAPPASVPQNLSNPAPNWR
- a CDS encoding BamA/OMP85 family outer membrane protein → MTLSPQRRMLWTRPVRALALVCGWVACLAGLSNSASGQYQDYPPAQPYGNANPYLAAPSAPQPGYSPQAAPPGYAPPAYGQPSYPQPNYGQPTYGQPTVASAPTGGFASPNPYLQPNGPTTAYQPGASGFGPPPMAPGVGPSGQPIFNPSNTPSNLPSVMPTAPEYLQPPPNTTPLDVFVEETRTGRFMFGVAVNSDAGVTGQITIDERNFDYSRTPDSWDDFANGTAWRGAGQGFRLEAQPGSQVQRYLVSFTEPYFMNSNVSFSASAFYFDRGYYDYSESRYGGRLAWGYRLTPDMSITGALRAENINIFNPRVNTVPELNAALGTSDLFSGKVSLTHDTRDLPFMPTEGHMIEMSFEQAFGSYDFPKGEVNWYQYFMLHERPDGSGRHTIAVSSRVGFSGSQTPIFENYFAGGFSTMRGFAFRGASPIENGVRVGGEFQFLNSVEYFFPLTADDMVKGTVFVDFGTVERDIAVRPDNFRVAPGFGLRINVPALGPAPLALDFAFPVASATGDEEQLFSFFFGLSRQ
- a CDS encoding diguanylate cyclase; its protein translation is MTPGVTSILLVDDDPAILRLLARWLEQAGYRVTTARDGYEAKQAIERECPHVVVTDWEMPHVDGLELCRWVRGQNLPHYVYLLFLTVRAGLSDLVRGLESGADDFLKKPIDKDELLARLRSAKRVLDLEERLGVLARCDALTGLASRRTFFEFLNREWSRSQRYRFPLSCVMVDIDYFKRINDTHGHAAGDEVIRRVADCLSAGCRTSDIVSRHGGEEFCLLLPETIEHNAATWADRMRQKLAALRIEFGGKTLQITASLGVAQRMSDTATSEQLVDMADQALIVAKRTGRDRVATFASLSQATPLPASSSSPAVLLQNVAARQVMTTLVAGLDQNDTVDVASRYFLRFRIAIAAVIDEEGKLVGVLSEKDVMAAMLQPEWWKMRIQDVMRANVVCYEEETPALTIYEFLCRVTLRAAVIVNQGRPTGLITRGSLLRYFTNALSVGGHLAGESPLLEQLEASSSGERTSAEDVRRRILQTVRAVNDEALDLRERLDVASQDLVPCLVGGASRIQELANDLLACSRFAGERAEPQEHGMLLG
- a CDS encoding glycosyltransferase family 2 protein — translated: MPRLSIVIPCLGGATEFEDTLVSVLQNRPAQCEVIVVHALPYDDPYGLQDEVRFIRVSGKPGLVQLANTGIEAAKSEIVHILGCRLTVQEGWAETALQHFKNSQIAAVSPLIVAPHDQQVTAAGVSYGAGGRRKIVGAGLAQANHKLNKLKVAGPTLEAGFYRREALLALGGWQELVGDVAADVDLAQSLIALDLTTVVATDSVLHELRPAARSAGFAYGRALERLFWRQYASANPAWAIICHMLVVMFETATRLPNGDALTTLLGRAVGLMHAGTTSKYRHSLEQSRQALEAAAEPSTLSMSAAREERMYSAPETQQRRRAA
- the pyrF gene encoding orotidine-5'-phosphate decarboxylase, giving the protein MNFADRLIAAVRAKQTPVLVGLDPRAESLPAGMLTAKDIVSTAKAYEVFCRGVIDVVAPLVPAVKPQAAFFEQLGPAGCVALGEVVRYAASKGLLVIMDGKRNDIGTTAQAYAEAYLGPGDLSPWGADALTVSPYLGEDSITPFLQTSKDHGAGIFVLVKTSNPGGGRFQDLVADDLPLYRHVAQYVEQLSAATLGENGYGIVGAVAGATYPQQLAELRAAMPHTWLLIPGYGAQGGTAADCAAAFDERGLGAVVNNSRGIIFAHQRDAYREKFGSARWQGAVEAATREMIDQLAAATSAGKLRS
- a CDS encoding RsmD family RNA methyltransferase; the encoded protein is MKKAARRDEAKKKRGKPDEASEATTKKAAGRKSPREEDDQPIAGVRIIGGTFRGRNLQYSGDLRTRPMKDRTREAIFNLVGIDVIGRHVFDLFAGTGALGLEAMSRGAAKATLVERHLPTRNLIEDNIRTLGLEDRAIAVFSDAFMFARKLQPDEQGTSWVVFCSPPYELFVSRRDDMLAMIAGIVAKMPVGSTLIVETDEHFDTALLPDTIEWRVRKYYPAFVSIAEKTE
- a CDS encoding 3'-5' exonuclease, producing MSKPAVKFLVFDIESAADGALVSKVRYPGEELSPTEAIQKYRAHLMEKYESDFIPYTFQIPVSVVVAKVAADYRLIDLVALDEPQYRSHIITQHFWRGWEAYRRPTLVSFNGRGFDVPLLELAAYRYGIGVPGWFNMQGKSYEQPRNRYNTEAHLDLHDVLTNFGAARFQGGLNLAATILGKPGKMDVQGHMVQDLFDAGKLAEITDYCRCDVLDTYFIFLRSAVMLGQLKLETEHQIVSETREWLEGHAATIPIFRQYLDAWGEWQNPWIETQTEAPAKSKAAPSTEGSSTEKTTSAATPTAEVAQ